The Felis catus isolate Fca126 chromosome B2, F.catus_Fca126_mat1.0, whole genome shotgun sequence region caccaccatccatattcagaactttttttttcttcccaaactgaaactccataGCCATTAAACAAGAactccccatctctgcctccccccagctcctggcaaccatgGCCCTTGATTTTTTAATCTGAGTGAGATGAAAAAGGCATTGGAGGGTTTTAAGTGAAGGAGTCCTGTTCCTTATAGTAGCAAGGGTTGGGATTTATTCTATCTCATTTTACATCTATGACCCTCTGAAGATTGTAATAGCTCACAGTTATATAGTACCTTTTATGTCCCAAGGCACAATTCTAAGTACTTTTCAAATAAATCTCCTTTAATCTTCCTTTGACATATAAGGAGACAGGGTTCATGGTAATTACTATTATCCTCGTTTAACATGTAAGGAAACTTAGGTGCAAGGAGCTTAAATAACTTGTCTCCATTCATAGAGTTAGTAACTGGTGAAGTCAGGCTATCTAACTTAACCAGGGTGTTTCACTTCCTCTCTGAAAAGGAAGTATTCTTAAGTAGGACAAAGAGGATAAGTAATATGCTCAACCACATACATTTGGGAGTGTGTGGTAGAGCTGGAGTTCACATCCAGGTCTGTGTGCCCCTACTGCTCTCCTATACCTGATGAAATCCAGCCCCTCCATGTGGTCTTCAGGCCCCCAACCCAGCTCCCCCATGTGCCCAGCTGGGCCTCACCTCTGTACCTTTGCTCCTGCTCTTCTGTTTGCTGGGGGATCAGCCTTCCCTAGTGGAGAGTACCTCACTGGGAAGGCTTTGTTGGTGCTCTAAAACCAGCGAGGTGGTCTTTTTTTGTTCCCATTGTCCCTTGGACTTAGCACTATTAACGTTTGTTGTTCATGGTCAGTGCCCACTCACTGCCCATGCcaattaaatattacttttcaaaattttaagacctttttattttgaaataacttcatACTTAATAAGTTGCTTAAGTATTACAAAACAATTGTGTGTACTCTTCACCCAGATTTTCTAAAGGTTACCATTTTGCCATGTTTATGtcctcattctttcttccctctaAATATGTATACGGGGGTATAGGTGTGTTTGTGAACCATTTGAGAGTAGGTTGTAGACATGATGTCTCTTTACTCCTAAAACTTCAGTGTGTCAGTGTCTGTTTTGTGTATACTTCTCTTTACATATCCACAATATAATTATCAAAGTCAGGAAGTTAACATCAATAAGATACTCTATAGAccttattcaaatattttccagttgtcctcataggggaaaaaaaaatgcagtgcaAGATCTAACCTGGGATCATGTGTTGCATTTACTTGTCCGTGTCtctttagtctctctctctctctctctctctctctttttttccccctaggatATTTCCTCTGTCTTCGTCCATTACATTGATATTTTTGaactattttgtagaatgtccctcagtttgggtttgttggcggtttcctcatgattagattcaggtttgCATTTTTGATGGGACTCTGTAGAAGCAACGCTGTAGCCTCTGTGTCACCTTGTGAGGTACATGATATCCACTTGAATATTGTGAGTGTCTTCCTTGCTGCCTATCTCCCAATAGGCCATGAGTTCCGGAGGTCCCTCCCCTAGCCTACCTTGATTTTCTCCCGCTCTCCTGATAACCTCCTCCCCTACCCGCCCTCAATCTCTTTGTAGCTTCTTTGGTTTCTATGATGCAAATGAGACGGTCTTGGAGATGGAGGAGCAACCGGTGAGCCCCCTGGGATGACTTCCCCTTTCTTCTGGCACAGCCCCACCTCAGTCTGTAGCCCTCCCTGCCACTGACCCCTTGAGCTGAAGGGTTCACCCTGTGGGGAGGGGACCTGGGACACCAGGAGGAGCTcactttgtttctccttttatgaCTCTTTGCCCACCTTGAAGGTTTATCTGCGGGATTCTTTTGGGTTGAAGACTCTCTTGGCTCGGGGAGCCATAGTGAGGTGTCCGATGGCTGGGATCTCCCATACGGCCTGGCACTCCAACCGTACCCTTTATGAGACCTGCATTGAACCTTGGCTCTCCTGAGGATGTCCTCAGGGATCCCTCAGGAACTTCCCAGCCCAGAGACCAAGCGGTGGCCTTGGAAAGCAGATGTCAGCTCCGGTGTGCCTGCAACCACCCCATTGCTCCCACACTGCCCCCACCAACCAGGGCTCCCAGGACTCCCTTCCTGTGCTCCTCTGTAGATGACAAATCCTGGTCTCCCCCCACCTCATGTTTGGGGTTTGCtccatgctctctcactctcccgAGGCCGAGGCCGAGGTCGGGAAGAGAGAAACCAGGTTTTTATCTCGtggctgctcctgctgctgtgGCTGCTCTGTCTCTGGCTGTATAGGAGAACCCAGCCCCTGCCCACTACAGGGGTCTCCTTCTAGGCCACTCAGGACATTTTTAGCTCCTGTTCTCCCCatgttcccttttccctttttctcagccCTCCCAACTCCCAGGAAGGACTACCCATGAGAGTGGGGTTCTGAGGCTCCCCTATGGGGACAGTTCCGTTCTTGAAATGTCAGTGTTGGGGAATATCTATGGCCTGTGAGGCCCATCTCAGGTTTGGGGATCCCCCAGTCCCTCTGTTCAGTGTTGGGGTACCCCCTGGGAGCCTAGTGTCTTTGAGGCCCCAGCCCCTTTTAGCTACCATTGAATGGGTGTTAACCCTgtatttatggaaataaaagtCCATTTCCTCAGTGTGGTTTGGCTCCTTTCCAGGTGAGGGGGACCTGGCTCCCCAAGGAGGGTGGGGATGGAGAGCCTGAGGTCTGGGTGCCCGGATGCCTGGTGTGGGGTGGGACCCCCTTGGTGTTTCCGCTCTCTAAATGCCCATTCTGTGTGGGTTCCTGATTCTCTGTGGGTTCTTTCCTGCAGAGGACAATTCTCTTCCTGTTCCAGCCTAAGCCTGGGGGGCTGAGCCCAGGGCTTCAGTGGTTTGTGCCCTAGCCTCATGGGTGGAATGCGTCTGCCACCCCCAGGCTAGACGAGGGGGCTAAGGGTCAGGGTGGGCATTTGTTGCACCCCTTTTCGACCTTTGTAGGCCTGAGTTGGGTGAGGGGCTGGACAATGAGCCTCCTCTTCCCTAAAAGAAGGAATTTTGGTGGAGACAATAGGGCCCTGTCTGCTCTGGTATGGGGGGCGGTGGCTGACTcaactctgccccccacccccaggccctaACAAATGTCATCATCAAATGGGGGCAATTTCCCCTTAGTGCCATGggcttcccacccaccccccttgTCCCTTTGTGACGATttgccctcctttctttcctcattgaatcTTGCCTCTTCTCCCATGACCTGACCCTGCTTTTCTCTgccagctctctctccctgttcctcagtTCTCCCCGAGTCTGTGTTGGGTTGAGGGGTGTGTCAAGAGCCAGGGGTACTGGTGGTGTTACAGAGCTGGTAGCCTCTGCTGATCTGGGGAGTCCAGAAATAAGGGGGTTCGAAGAGTTTGGAATTTACTTCTAGGGGGCCCTTTGCTGGGGTGGTGGTGAAGGTAGTGGGACTTAGACCCCATGGAGCTGATCAAGCAGGAGCTGTGAAGGaggcttgtgggagggggcagggatgggaggaTTCTGTctggcccagcccctcctctcctttccagcCTGCCCAACCCGCCCACCAGTCTGAGCTGCTGTTGCTGAGGCTGGTCTGCTGGAAGTCTccgggagagagggaaagacaggtGGGGAGACAGTGTCAACGGGGAATGAGCCTTAGCgtgagtgtgagttggggagtgTGGTAGGAGTGAGGGTGTGGGTATGTGGGGTAGTAGGAATGTGTTTAAGGTGCAGTTTCCAGGTGCATGGGTTTGTGTGCAGGGTGTGAGGGGGTGTAATGGTGAATATCTGAGACTTTGAaggtagaaaaattaagataGAAGAGGGTTGTTACAGATAGGAAGGTTATGGGCAGAGTGTGTGTGTAGAGAAGATGGAGGGAGTGTGTTGGGGTGTGCAATTGCATGATGCATGCTTGGACCATGCTGTGCTGGATGAAGGGGTCGTGTTAAATGTACACGCAGGTGTAGACAATCCTGGTGGCTAGTGCAAATGTGTACAAGTGAACGTACTAACTCCCTTAGAGGGCACTAGCAGACTGCTTTTGGAGGGGCTGGAGCTGGAAAAGTTATGGGAGAGGGGAATGGCCTCCATTAACCTCTTCTTGCCTGCAGCCTGCAGTTTGGAGTCAAGGAGAATCATGGGGTCCAGGGATGAACCGTGCAGTCTCTTAGGCGGACTCTCATTCCTCCTGCTACTGATGTCAGTCCAGGGGGCCAAGGGTGGATCCCTCAAAGAGAGGTGATGACAGGGGGGCGGGTCCAGGGGTGAGGTCTTCAGAAAacctgctgggggtggggcgtCAACAGGTGACAAAACCATGAGGTTTAGAATGGGGGTGAGGTGGTCACCTCCAGGGAGGACAGGGCCTTAGTGGAGACTTAAGGGAAATGGGACTCCTGACCGCTCCCAGGTCACTGAATGTGTCTTACCTTCTCTGGCATGGGTGCAGCCAGGGGGTCTGCTCCAGGCAGATGCTCGTGGTCCCCCTCCATTACAACGAGTCCTACAGCCAACCAGTGTATAAGCCCTACCTGACCGTGTGTGATGGAAGACGCATCTGCAGCACCTACAGGTGAGGGATAGGGAGGCTGGACTCTGGAGTCTTTCAAGAAGAAATTCAAGAACCCAGACCAAAACCCATAAAGCAATGTTCAGAGCCGGGTCTATGTTCCAGGACCACATACCGTGTGGCgtggagggaggtgaggagggaggtgCCGCAGACCCACGTCGTGTGCTGCCAGGGCTGGAAGAAGCGGCATCCAGGGGCCCTCACCTGTGATGGTGAGACTGGGTCTTCCCAGGCCTGGGGTCAGGGTGCCCcgcagggctggggaggcaggcagtGGGTCTGGTTTTGAACCACCCTTCTGTGCCCACAGCCATTTGTGCCAAGCCGTGTCAGAACCGAGGCGTCTGCGTTAGGCCAGAGCAGTGCGAGTGCGCCCCAGGCTGGGGTGGGAAGCACTGTCATGTGGGTGAGTCAGCTCGCCCTGCACCCCCATACAGTGGCACCAGGACCTCATACCTTTGGGGTGCCAGCTCGCTCCCACCCTTCAGCCCCCATCTTCTCTCCCATAATTAGACGTGGATGAATGTAGGACTGGTGTTGCCCTCTGCTCGCACCGTTGCCTCAATACCGCAGGCAGCTTCACTTGTGGCTGTCCTCAAGGCCTGGTGCTGGGTCTGGACAGGCGCACCTGCACAGAGGGCGCCCCGGAGCCCCCAACTGGTGCCAACATCCTCAGTGTGGCAGGTGAGTGGGAGCATGGGTGGCAGTGAGGGCCTGCACTCAACTGGGCAGTGGGTCATGCCCTCTTTTGTCCCAGTTCGGGAAGCAGAACAAGATGAGCATGCCCTGAGACAGGAGATTTGGGAGCTTCAAGGGCGCCTGGAGCGGCTGGAGCAGGTGAATGTTGGTGCCTGGGTCCAACCCCTCTTGGCAGGGTGTGCTCCACCCCCAACACTCTGAAGCATCTCTTCCTTTGTAGTGGGCAGGTCAGGCCGGGGCCTGGGTTCGAGCCATGCTGCCCATGCCACCTGAAGAGCTACAGCCGGAACAGGTGGCAGAGCTATGGGGCCGCGGCGACAGGATCGAGTCTCTCAGCGACCAAGTGCTGCTGCTGGAGGAGAGGCTAGGTGCCTGTAAGTCCTCATGCCCTTCTCTGCTTGAATCCCCATCCCCATTAGCTGCCCCCAGCTCTCCCGGACACCCTTCCCTggttcacttttctcttttccccaaacCCTTCCCCAACACTCAGTCTCCGCATACTGTCCTCAGATACCCATATTTCACCCCTTCTTCTGGTACCCTGTCCCCAGTCCACTTATTGCTGGGTGAGAGTGTCTCCAGTGCCCTGGCAGCCCCAGAAGTCCACAGCCAATGTGTCTGCCTCCTTGTCATTTACCAGGCTCCTGTGAGGACAACAGCCTGGGCCCAGGCCTCAATCTCAATCGGCGGCCAATAAGGAACCCCTCCAGAGCCCCTGCCCCCTAATTTATACAGAAATTGGCCCCACTAATCCTCTGGGATTGGCCAGCTGGGGAAGCGAAGATAAGGTTATCTGCCACTAAGGAGCAATGAGTGACGGAAACTTACGAGAGctgaaggaagggggaaagatgGGTGCCTTGGGCCCACCCCTGAGTCTTTTGGCTGGGGGAGGTGGCCTAGGCGAGAACCACTTCAATGCCTTAACAAATGCAGCCAGAAAGtgcccagatctctctctctctctctcaatctttatTCTCAGGTTTCTTGCTGTTATCCAGATAATTaataaaaaccacacaaaactGGGTCCCACCCTCTCTTTTTGCTCCCAGCCCACCTTCCCAGTTGTGGGcacaggtctggggtgggaggcaggagtggCTAATGCCACAGGGAGGAAATGAAAActggctcagagaggggaagcctcaaaagaaagagaaataaattaaaagccCTCCCATCCCCTCCAGCCAGGGTTCAGTTCCTTTCCCCAACTTCCCAGGGAGCAGAAGTGAGTGCAGCACCTAATGTCTGCCTCTTCCCCTTGTGTCTGGTTAGAATGGTACAGCCGGGCTGCAGGGGACTGGGTTGGGGCCAGGACCACTGAAGAACTGTACCACAGGGATGGGGGGAAGCAGAAATGTGGAGACCAAACTGGCATCTAGGAGTATGCTCACCCCTGGGCACCTGGGTATGGGCAGGATGAAACCTCTGAGTGAGAAGAGTCCAGCCTCCACTGATAGGAGGCTCCatgggagggagggtgagggtgCTGAGGACTGTTCCCAGGATAAGCCAGGAATGTTCCAGGCATTGCTTCCAGCCACAGTGTGAGGAGTCCTCACAAACGGATAAGTCCACTGAATCCATGGACTTGTGGTAGGGTATTGTTCCATAGAATGGATGAGTCCACTGGCCAatgtggggtggagagggagagaagatcaCAAAAGAAGAGGGTCCCCTGGGGAAAGGATGGTGTGTTCCCACCCTTGTGTAGGTGAGCCACTGGAGATGAGGGGGAGGCAACCGTCCCAAAGACAAGATGGcacaggaggtgggtgggggtcaGAGTGGAGACTGCACCGAGGCAAGAGAGTCCA contains the following coding sequences:
- the EGFL8 gene encoding epidermal growth factor-like protein 8 isoform X1, whose protein sequence is MASINLFLPAACSLESRRIMGSRDEPCSLLGGLSFLLLLMSVQGAKGGSLKESQGVCSRQMLVVPLHYNESYSQPVYKPYLTVCDGRRICSTYRTTYRVAWREVRREVPQTHVVCCQGWKKRHPGALTCDAICAKPCQNRGVCVRPEQCECAPGWGGKHCHVDVDECRTGVALCSHRCLNTAGSFTCGCPQGLVLGLDRRTCTEGAPEPPTGANILSVAVREAEQDEHALRQEIWELQGRLERLEQWAGQAGAWVRAMLPMPPEELQPEQVAELWGRGDRIESLSDQVLLLEERLGACSCEDNSLGPGLNLNRRPIRNPSRAPAP
- the EGFL8 gene encoding epidermal growth factor-like protein 8 isoform X2, encoding MGSRDEPCSLLGGLSFLLLLMSVQGAKGGSLKESQGVCSRQMLVVPLHYNESYSQPVYKPYLTVCDGRRICSTYRTTYRVAWREVRREVPQTHVVCCQGWKKRHPGALTCDAICAKPCQNRGVCVRPEQCECAPGWGGKHCHVDVDECRTGVALCSHRCLNTAGSFTCGCPQGLVLGLDRRTCTEGAPEPPTGANILSVAVREAEQDEHALRQEIWELQGRLERLEQWAGQAGAWVRAMLPMPPEELQPEQVAELWGRGDRIESLSDQVLLLEERLGACSCEDNSLGPGLNLNRRPIRNPSRAPAP